From the genome of Prevotella herbatica, one region includes:
- a CDS encoding acetylxylan esterase codes for MKKLLFFLFGLFNILSVSSQVRGNSIVVMVQPDHKEWNYVVGETAVFKVCVLKSSTLISDVKVSYEAGPVMYPDIKKTTILKNGTMTFCGKMNAPGFYRLKVIANVNGKEYEGLCTAGFSPEKITPYAYEPKNFDTFWSKALKEARLNDLNPTKRLLPERCTVDDDVYEISYVNNTSNSRIYGILSVPVKQGKYPALLRVPGAGVRPYSGDTYTAPGKAIVLEIGIHGIPVTMQQGVYDNLLGGALNNYWDTNIDNPDKNYYKRVVTGAVRGVDYIVSLPQWDGKTIGVTGASQGGFLSLAVAALDKRITFLGVVHDAMCDYSAEVHGVAGGWPHYFYKNTDKSLNDKVDASMYYDGVNFAKRINVPGWYSFGYNDEVVPPTSSYGLYNVVKAPKILSVYQQTGHYWYQEQWDEWQNFIKEHLNVK; via the coding sequence ATGAAAAAACTGCTATTCTTTTTATTTGGATTATTTAATATCTTATCTGTTTCCAGTCAAGTTCGCGGAAATAGTATAGTTGTTATGGTTCAGCCTGATCATAAGGAATGGAACTATGTCGTTGGAGAAACGGCTGTTTTTAAAGTTTGTGTATTGAAATCGAGTACGCTAATTAGTGATGTCAAAGTTTCTTATGAGGCAGGCCCAGTGATGTATCCAGATATTAAGAAAACCACTATACTCAAAAATGGGACAATGACATTCTGTGGAAAAATGAATGCTCCTGGATTTTATCGTCTGAAAGTTATTGCAAACGTAAACGGTAAAGAATATGAAGGACTTTGCACAGCAGGTTTTTCTCCTGAAAAGATAACGCCTTATGCTTATGAACCAAAGAATTTTGATACTTTCTGGAGCAAAGCGCTGAAAGAAGCAAGACTTAATGATTTGAATCCTACGAAAAGACTTTTGCCAGAGCGTTGTACTGTAGACGATGACGTATATGAAATAAGTTATGTTAACAATACATCTAATAGTAGAATTTATGGAATACTGTCTGTTCCTGTAAAACAAGGTAAATATCCTGCGTTGCTAAGAGTTCCCGGAGCAGGAGTCAGACCTTATAGTGGTGATACATATACAGCCCCAGGCAAAGCCATAGTGTTGGAAATCGGTATACATGGTATTCCCGTTACGATGCAGCAGGGTGTTTATGATAATCTGCTTGGTGGCGCATTGAATAATTATTGGGATACAAATATTGATAATCCTGATAAAAATTATTATAAACGTGTTGTTACAGGAGCAGTTCGTGGTGTTGACTATATAGTGTCATTGCCTCAATGGGACGGAAAAACGATAGGCGTGACTGGCGCAAGTCAGGGAGGTTTCCTTTCATTAGCAGTTGCTGCATTGGATAAGCGTATTACATTTCTAGGTGTAGTTCATGACGCTATGTGTGATTATTCGGCAGAAGTGCATGGAGTAGCAGGTGGTTGGCCACATTATTTTTATAAGAATACTGATAAGTCATTAAATGATAAAGTAGATGCTAGTATGTATTATGATGGTGTCAATTTTGCAAAAAGGATTAATGTTCCTGGATGGTATTCTTTTGGATATAACGACGAAGTAGTGCCTCCGACATCATCTTATGGACTTTATAATGTTGTTAAAGCACCAAAGATATTGAGTGTGTATCAGCAAACGGGCCATTACTGGTATCAGGAACAATGGGATGAATGGCAGAATTTTATAAAAGAACACTTAAACGTGAAATGA
- a CDS encoding glycoside hydrolase family 26 protein, translated as MKRFAILNAIFFLTLGVNANTPACKLIKRLKTLQKAGIMIGHQDDPVYGKTWKWDLGKSDVLSVTGDYPAVMGFDLGEIELGHTKNLDKVSFDRMRKEIIAQYKRGGIITLSWHPHNPVTGKSAWDTTGNAVKEIFPEGSMYSKFDGWLKIVAEFINSLKTEDGIKIPVIFRPWHEMSGGWFWWGKNGCTSDEYKRLYMLTHDKLETEYHCDNIVWAFSPNSGYNDFMKYYPGNRYVDVLGVDLYEFDKDNAKYQQSLKHDLDEITLIGKKEKKIVALTETGCQQLPYADWFTNTLWTVLKNYKLSYVLFWRNAWDNEKELYISYPGHSTEADFKKFYDIKQTLFVKDLDK; from the coding sequence ATGAAGAGATTCGCAATTCTTAATGCAATATTTTTTCTAACTCTTGGTGTTAATGCTAATACACCTGCATGCAAATTGATTAAGCGCCTTAAAACTTTGCAAAAGGCTGGTATAATGATAGGACATCAAGATGATCCCGTATATGGAAAAACTTGGAAGTGGGATCTCGGTAAATCAGATGTCTTGTCTGTTACTGGTGATTATCCTGCAGTTATGGGATTTGATTTAGGAGAGATAGAATTAGGCCACACGAAGAATTTAGACAAAGTTTCATTTGATAGAATGCGGAAAGAAATAATAGCACAATATAAAAGAGGTGGAATTATTACCTTGAGCTGGCATCCTCATAATCCTGTTACAGGTAAATCTGCATGGGATACAACTGGTAATGCTGTTAAAGAGATTTTTCCAGAGGGGAGTATGTATTCAAAATTTGATGGCTGGTTGAAGATCGTAGCAGAGTTCATTAATTCATTAAAGACAGAAGATGGTATTAAGATACCTGTGATATTTCGTCCTTGGCATGAAATGAGCGGTGGTTGGTTCTGGTGGGGCAAAAATGGTTGCACATCTGATGAGTATAAAAGATTATATATGCTGACACATGATAAACTTGAAACAGAATATCATTGTGATAATATTGTGTGGGCATTCTCTCCAAATAGTGGATATAATGATTTTATGAAATATTATCCAGGAAACCGTTATGTTGATGTTTTGGGTGTAGACTTATATGAGTTTGACAAGGATAATGCAAAATATCAGCAGAGTCTGAAACATGATTTGGACGAAATAACACTGATAGGGAAAAAAGAAAAGAAAATAGTAGCTCTAACAGAAACAGGTTGTCAACAATTGCCTTATGCTGATTGGTTTACAAATACATTATGGACTGTGTTGAAAAATTATAAATTAAGTTATGTCCTGTTTTGGCGAAATGCTTGGGATAATGAGAAAGAACTTTATATTTCATACCCAGGACATTCAACAGAGGCGGATTTTAAAAAGTTTTATGACATAAAGCAAACTTTATTTGTAAAAGATCTAGATAAATAA
- a CDS encoding glycoside hydrolase family 130 protein produces the protein MNSFQEKVISLREHHEQLITKANEPEEFGNGIYIRYKNPILTADHTPLEWRYDFNEKDNPYLMQRIMMNATLNSGAIKWKGKYLLVVRVEGADRKSFFAVAESPNGVDNFRFWDEPITMPDDVVPATNIYDMRLTVHEDGYVYGVFCAERHDDSQPEDLSAATATAAIARTKDLISWERLPDLKTKCQQRNVVLHPEFVEGKYAFYTRPQDGFIDTGSGGGIGWALVDDITDAKITDEKIINFRHYHTIMEVKNGEGPHPIKTNRGWLHLAHGVRGCASGLRYVLYMYMTALDDPAKVIAKPGGSLLVPKGGEYIGDVMNVVFANGWIADEDGKVFIYYASSDTRMHVAVSTIDKLVDYCLNTPEDGLTTSASVETIKKLIAKNKKL, from the coding sequence ATGAATAGCTTTCAAGAAAAAGTTATATCACTGCGTGAGCATCACGAACAGCTGATAACAAAAGCAAATGAACCAGAAGAGTTTGGAAACGGAATTTATATAAGGTATAAAAATCCAATACTAACCGCTGATCACACTCCATTGGAATGGCGTTATGATTTTAATGAAAAGGATAATCCATATTTGATGCAGCGCATAATGATGAATGCTACATTGAATAGTGGTGCCATAAAATGGAAGGGGAAATATCTATTAGTAGTGCGTGTTGAAGGTGCTGACAGAAAAAGTTTCTTTGCTGTTGCTGAGAGTCCTAACGGAGTAGACAACTTCAGATTTTGGGACGAGCCAATAACAATGCCTGATGATGTTGTTCCTGCAACAAACATTTATGATATGCGACTTACAGTGCATGAAGATGGATATGTTTATGGCGTTTTCTGCGCAGAGCGTCATGATGATTCACAGCCAGAAGATTTAAGTGCAGCTACGGCAACAGCTGCTATTGCACGTACAAAAGATCTTATAAGTTGGGAACGCTTGCCAGATTTGAAAACAAAATGTCAACAGCGCAATGTTGTATTGCATCCAGAGTTTGTTGAAGGTAAGTATGCCTTTTATACGCGTCCACAGGATGGGTTTATTGATACAGGTTCAGGCGGAGGCATTGGTTGGGCTCTTGTTGATGATATTACCGATGCGAAGATTACCGATGAAAAAATTATTAACTTTCGCCATTATCATACAATAATGGAAGTTAAGAATGGCGAAGGTCCTCATCCAATAAAAACAAATCGTGGATGGCTTCATTTAGCGCATGGTGTGCGTGGATGTGCTTCTGGATTGCGTTATGTGTTGTATATGTATATGACAGCACTTGATGACCCTGCAAAGGTAATTGCAAAGCCAGGAGGTTCTCTTCTTGTTCCTAAAGGTGGAGAATATATCGGTGACGTAATGAATGTTGTTTTTGCCAATGGCTGGATTGCTGACGAAGACGGTAAAGTCTTTATATATTATGCAAGTTCTGATACTCGCATGCATGTAGCTGTTTCGACAATAGACAAACTTGTAGACTATTGTCTAAACACACCTGAAGACGGTCTCACGACAAGTGCTTCTGTTGAGACAATAAAAAAGCTTATTGCTAAGAATAAAAAACTATAA
- a CDS encoding MFS transporter yields MIKSKLIEKIGYGFGDMSSSMFWKIFSYYLPIFYSDVFGLSLGATATLMLVTRIWDAILDPMMGILADRTQTKWGKYRPYLLWFAAPFAVCGVFLFTTPHLGETGKLIWAYVTYILMMTVYTGINVPYGSMLGVLTNDSDEKTVFSSFRMFFAYAGSFIALFAWEPLCDLFKAHGCAETGAWQGAMIVIAVFCFLLFLLCFRITKEHIKVEATSLGSDVSSLLRNSPWWLLTAAALCSNLFNTVRGATVAYYFKYYIGENVHINLGIASFLFFAGLFLAVGEVCNMAGVVMAVPISRRIGKRSTFAVSCIGMAILSCLFFYLPCTNVGFITMLLLQILISICTGIISPLIWSMYADVADFAAVKDHTSSTGLIFSSGSMAQKFGGAIAGSAVLWLFAAFGLVPNALHQTDSAILGMKLTMSYIPAAVAILMVVIMVAYPLTKSKMKQINAKLKSIRKIED; encoded by the coding sequence ATGATAAAATCTAAACTAATTGAGAAAATAGGATATGGCTTTGGTGACATGTCTAGTAGTATGTTTTGGAAGATATTTTCTTATTATCTACCGATTTTTTACAGTGATGTTTTCGGACTGTCACTTGGCGCCACAGCAACTCTGATGCTGGTTACTCGTATTTGGGACGCTATATTAGATCCGATGATGGGCATTCTTGCAGACCGTACACAGACAAAATGGGGTAAGTATCGTCCTTATCTATTGTGGTTTGCTGCTCCTTTCGCAGTATGTGGAGTGTTCTTATTTACAACACCTCATCTGGGAGAAACAGGGAAACTAATATGGGCTTATGTTACATATATACTCATGATGACAGTTTATACAGGTATTAATGTTCCTTATGGTTCAATGCTTGGAGTATTAACAAATGATTCCGATGAAAAGACTGTATTTTCTAGTTTTAGAATGTTTTTCGCTTATGCAGGTTCATTCATAGCTTTGTTTGCTTGGGAACCTCTTTGCGATTTGTTTAAGGCGCATGGTTGTGCAGAAACAGGTGCATGGCAAGGGGCTATGATCGTAATTGCTGTTTTCTGCTTTTTATTATTCCTATTATGTTTTAGAATTACTAAAGAGCATATTAAGGTCGAAGCTACATCTCTAGGTTCAGATGTTTCTTCTCTGTTGAGAAACTCTCCTTGGTGGTTGCTGACAGCTGCTGCTCTGTGTTCAAATTTATTTAATACTGTACGTGGTGCAACGGTAGCTTATTATTTTAAGTATTATATAGGTGAAAATGTTCATATAAATTTAGGTATTGCAAGTTTTTTGTTCTTTGCAGGTTTATTCCTTGCTGTAGGTGAAGTTTGTAATATGGCAGGAGTTGTTATGGCTGTTCCTATTAGTCGAAGAATAGGTAAGCGCAGTACTTTTGCTGTTTCTTGTATAGGAATGGCTATTCTTAGCTGCTTGTTCTTCTATTTGCCGTGTACAAATGTTGGCTTTATTACAATGTTGTTATTGCAAATTCTGATATCTATCTGTACAGGAATAATCTCTCCTCTTATTTGGAGCATGTATGCAGACGTTGCTGATTTTGCTGCTGTAAAAGACCATACATCTTCAACAGGACTTATATTCTCATCAGGTTCCATGGCACAGAAGTTTGGAGGTGCTATTGCAGGAAGTGCAGTCCTATGGTTGTTTGCAGCTTTTGGACTAGTTCCAAATGCATTGCATCAAACAGACAGTGCAATTCTTGGAATGAAACTAACCATGAGTTACATACCTGCAGCTGTTGCAATTCTTATGGTTGTAATAATGGTTGCTTATCCGTTGACAAAGAGTAAGATGAAACAAATCAATGCTAAGTTAAAGTCTATACGTAAAATAGAAGATTAA
- a CDS encoding AGE family epimerase/isomerase, translated as MDSFKQTMQDVLENNILRYWIDNVTDNVNGGYYGRVDGHDIVHADAEKGAIMNARILWSFSAAYRVLGKKEYLVAATRARNYILDYFIDKEFGGVFWSLDYKGNPLDCKKQTYAIGFTIYGLSEYVRATGDKRSLEVAISLYNDIEKYAFDADNNGYIEALTRDWKPIEDMRLSDKDENGSRTMNTHLHIIEPYTNLYRVWKDKKLEQSMRNLLDIFTDKLLNTETHHLDLFFDDKWDGNRNIESYGHDIEASWLLHESALVLDDKKLLRKIEPIIRKIAVAADEGLRSDGSMIYEHWKDNDSYDMQRQWWVQCENIIGHMNIYQYFREETSLGIAVRCWSFIQKNLVDWDKGEWHWAKLDDGTLNIVDDKAGFWKCPYHNSRMCLELIERRF; from the coding sequence ATGGATAGTTTTAAACAGACAATGCAGGATGTTCTTGAAAACAACATCCTGCGTTATTGGATTGACAATGTTACTGATAATGTCAACGGTGGATATTATGGTAGGGTAGACGGTCATGATATTGTTCATGCTGATGCTGAGAAAGGTGCCATAATGAATGCTAGAATTTTATGGAGTTTTTCGGCAGCATATAGAGTGCTGGGAAAGAAAGAGTATCTTGTTGCAGCAACTCGTGCACGAAATTATATTTTAGACTATTTCATTGATAAGGAGTTTGGTGGAGTGTTCTGGTCTTTAGACTATAAAGGAAATCCTTTAGATTGTAAAAAGCAGACTTATGCTATAGGCTTTACTATATATGGTTTAAGTGAATATGTTCGCGCAACTGGTGACAAAAGATCTCTTGAAGTAGCTATATCATTATATAATGACATAGAAAAATATGCTTTTGATGCAGATAATAATGGTTATATTGAAGCTCTTACTCGGGACTGGAAGCCTATTGAAGATATGCGTTTGAGTGATAAAGATGAGAATGGGAGCAGAACAATGAATACTCATTTACATATCATAGAACCGTATACTAATCTTTATCGTGTCTGGAAAGATAAAAAATTGGAACAGAGTATGCGTAACTTGCTTGATATATTTACTGATAAACTCCTTAACACCGAAACTCATCATCTGGATTTGTTTTTTGATGATAAATGGGATGGAAACCGAAACATAGAGAGTTATGGACACGATATTGAGGCTAGTTGGCTTTTGCATGAATCAGCACTGGTTCTTGACGACAAAAAGTTATTAAGGAAAATAGAGCCTATAATAAGAAAAATTGCTGTGGCGGCTGATGAAGGACTGCGTTCTGATGGGAGCATGATATATGAACATTGGAAAGATAATGATAGTTATGACATGCAGAGGCAATGGTGGGTGCAATGTGAAAATATAATTGGGCACATGAATATATATCAGTATTTTAGAGAGGAAACATCTCTTGGTATAGCTGTAAGATGCTGGTCGTTTATACAAAAGAATCTTGTTGATTGGGATAAAGGAGAATGGCATTGGGCAAAACTTGATGATGGAACTTTGAATATCGTAGATGACAAAGCTGGTTTTTGGAAATGTCCTTATCATAACAGCAGAATGTGCCTTGAACTTATAGAGCGTCGGTTTTAA
- a CDS encoding NADH-quinone oxidoreductase subunit A, which yields MYFTLFITVLITAVFLVLASYVIAKLIGPRSYNPVKGEPFECGIPTRGSSWLPVHIGYYLFAILFLMFDIETVFLYPWAVVVRQFGPMALVSIGFFLVVLVFGLAYAWRKGALEWK from the coding sequence ATGTATTTTACTTTATTCATTACCGTTTTGATAACGGCTGTGTTCTTAGTATTGGCATCTTATGTCATTGCTAAGCTTATCGGTCCGCGTTCTTACAATCCGGTAAAGGGTGAACCATTTGAGTGTGGTATTCCTACTCGCGGCTCTTCTTGGCTGCCAGTACACATTGGATATTACCTTTTTGCCATCCTTTTCCTGATGTTTGACATTGAGACTGTATTTCTCTATCCATGGGCAGTCGTTGTTAGACAATTTGGGCCAATGGCTTTAGTTAGTATTGGTTTCTTCTTGGTAGTATTAGTATTTGGCTTGGCTTATGCCTGGCGGAAAGGAGCGTTGGAATGGAAGTAA
- a CDS encoding NADH-quinone oxidoreductase subunit B — protein sequence MEVRKPHIKSIPYDEFKDNDSLEKITQELNEGGVNVVLGSLDQAINWGRSNSLWSLTFGTSCCGIEFMAVGCARYDFSRFGFEVTRNSPRQADLIMCAGTITNKMAPVFKRLYDEIAEPKYVVAVGGCTISGGPFKKSYNVVRGIDELVPVDVYIPGCPPRPEAILYGMMQLQRKVKIEKFFGGANHKMTKEERELSLSKGGLRGISNEVLTSSEKLGKKTPIIVTDVPEDFDPNKELTD from the coding sequence ATGGAAGTAAGAAAACCTCACATTAAGAGTATTCCTTATGACGAGTTCAAGGATAATGATTCTCTTGAAAAGATTACGCAGGAATTAAACGAAGGCGGAGTAAATGTTGTGCTTGGTTCATTGGATCAGGCCATTAACTGGGGACGAAGCAATTCTCTTTGGTCACTTACTTTTGGTACTTCATGTTGTGGAATTGAGTTTATGGCTGTCGGCTGTGCACGTTACGATTTCTCTCGCTTTGGCTTTGAGGTGACTCGTAACTCTCCACGTCAAGCAGACTTAATTATGTGTGCCGGTACAATTACCAATAAAATGGCACCTGTATTCAAGCGCTTGTATGATGAGATTGCAGAACCTAAGTATGTTGTAGCTGTTGGTGGTTGTACCATTAGTGGTGGACCTTTCAAGAAAAGCTATAATGTAGTTCGTGGTATTGACGAGCTTGTTCCTGTGGATGTGTACATTCCAGGATGCCCTCCACGTCCAGAAGCAATTCTTTATGGTATGATGCAATTGCAGCGTAAGGTTAAGATTGAAAAGTTCTTTGGTGGTGCAAACCATAAGATGACAAAGGAGGAACGTGAACTATCTTTAAGTAAGGGTGGCTTACGTGGAATCAGCAATGAGGTTCTAACTTCATCTGAGAAACTTGGAAAGAAAACTCCAATCATCGTAACGGATGTTCCTGAAGATTTTGATCCAAATAAAGAGCTAACTGATTAA
- a CDS encoding NADH-quinone oxidoreductase subunit D-related protein, with product MKLNNIELNFDNFASEMAKLKNEKHFDYLVTIIGEDFGEEGLGCIYILENTDTHERCSAKTIGKKVGDDVVIPTTLNLWNAANLLEREVFDFLGIKFLGHPDMRRLFLRTDFTGYPLRKDFDESPENNKFPVTDEPESDFTTEWNLDRSGNLVATQHRLFDEDDFVVNMGPNHPSMHGVLRLQTIVDGETIKGVYPHLGYIHRGMEKMCESMTYPQTLALTDRLNYLCAMMQRHALVGVVEEGMGIELSDRILYIRTIMDELQRINNHLLFLGTCAQDLSALTAFLYCMRDREHVLNVMEETTGGRLIQNYYRIGGLQDDIDPNFVQNTKTLCKYLRPMVQEYMDVFGDNVITHQRLEGVGPMGLDDCINYALTGPAGRAAGWHNDVRKNHPYGVYDKVKFDEITLTGADSMARYMVHIKEVYQSLNIIEQLIDNIPEGEFYIKQKPIIKVPEGQWFFSVEGGAGEFGVYLDSHGDKSPYRLKMRPMGLTLTGAFDKMLRGQKIADLVATGAAIDFVIPDIDR from the coding sequence ATGAAACTAAATAATATAGAACTCAATTTCGATAACTTTGCTTCTGAAATGGCAAAGTTGAAGAACGAGAAACATTTCGATTACCTTGTTACCATTATTGGTGAAGACTTTGGAGAAGAAGGTCTCGGATGTATCTACATACTTGAAAATACAGATACTCACGAGCGCTGCTCAGCTAAGACTATTGGTAAGAAGGTTGGCGATGATGTAGTTATTCCAACAACACTTAATCTTTGGAATGCTGCTAATTTGTTAGAGCGTGAAGTATTTGATTTCTTAGGAATAAAGTTCTTGGGACATCCAGATATGCGTCGCTTGTTCCTTCGTACGGATTTCACTGGTTATCCTCTTCGTAAGGACTTTGATGAGAGCCCTGAGAATAATAAGTTCCCTGTTACAGACGAACCTGAATCAGATTTCACTACAGAATGGAATCTTGATAGAAGTGGTAATCTTGTAGCTACACAGCATCGTCTTTTTGATGAAGATGATTTCGTTGTAAATATGGGACCTAACCACCCTAGTATGCATGGTGTGTTACGTTTACAGACTATTGTAGACGGTGAGACTATCAAGGGGGTATATCCACATTTGGGATATATTCATCGTGGTATGGAGAAGATGTGTGAAAGTATGACTTACCCTCAGACTCTTGCATTAACAGATCGTTTGAATTATCTTTGTGCGATGATGCAGCGTCATGCGTTGGTAGGTGTTGTAGAAGAGGGTATGGGAATAGAACTCTCAGACCGTATTCTATATATCCGTACAATAATGGATGAGTTGCAGCGTATTAACAATCACTTGTTGTTCCTTGGTACATGTGCGCAGGATTTAAGTGCTTTGACCGCATTCCTTTATTGTATGCGTGATCGTGAGCATGTGCTGAATGTAATGGAAGAGACAACTGGTGGTAGACTTATACAAAACTATTATCGTATAGGTGGTCTTCAGGATGATATCGATCCAAATTTTGTACAGAACACAAAAACTCTTTGTAAATATCTGCGCCCTATGGTTCAGGAATACATGGACGTGTTTGGTGATAATGTAATTACACATCAGCGTTTGGAAGGTGTTGGTCCTATGGGGCTTGACGATTGTATTAATTATGCTCTTACAGGTCCTGCAGGACGTGCAGCTGGATGGCATAATGATGTTCGTAAAAATCATCCTTATGGTGTATATGATAAGGTGAAATTTGACGAAATAACTCTTACTGGAGCTGATTCAATGGCTCGTTACATGGTTCATATAAAGGAAGTATATCAGAGCTTGAACATTATTGAACAGCTTATTGATAATATTCCTGAAGGTGAATTCTATATCAAGCAGAAGCCTATCATTAAGGTTCCTGAAGGTCAATGGTTCTTCTCTGTAGAAGGTGGAGCTGGTGAATTTGGAGTTTATCTCGACTCTCATGGTGATAAGAGCCCTTATCGTTTGAAGATGCGCCCAATGGGATTGACCTTGACCGGTGCATTCGACAAGATGCTTCGTGGACAGAAGATTGCTGACTTGGTAGCAACTGGTGCTGCAATTGATTTCGTAATTCCTGATATTGATAGATAA
- the nuoH gene encoding NADH-quinone oxidoreductase subunit NuoH, producing the protein MFDFSIVTKWFDALLSQTLGLPSFWTILIECVLIGLLVLTAYALICIVLIFMERKVCAYFQCRVGPMRVGPWGIFQVFADVLKMLIKEIFTVDKSDKLLYAIAPFLVMIASVGTFSFLPWNKGMHILDFNVGIFLVTAISSIGVLGVFLAGWGSNNKYSVVSAMRAAVQMISYEVSLGLCLICAVILTGTMQMSGIIEAQTGPWKWLIIQGHIPAIIAFIVFLIAGNAEANRGPFDLGEAESELTAGYHTEYSGMGFGYYYLAEYLNLFVISGLASAVFLGGWAPLNVGITGFDNLMNMIPGFVWFFGKTFMLVWILMWVRWTFPRLRIDNLLKLEWKYLMPLMLFVLVLTTCCVAFGLTF; encoded by the coding sequence ATGTTTGATTTTAGTATAGTAACAAAATGGTTCGATGCGCTCCTTAGTCAGACTTTGGGGTTGCCTAGTTTCTGGACCATTCTTATTGAGTGCGTACTCATCGGACTTTTAGTCTTGACAGCTTATGCGCTTATTTGTATCGTACTGATTTTTATGGAACGTAAGGTTTGTGCTTATTTCCAGTGCCGTGTAGGTCCTATGCGTGTAGGTCCTTGGGGTATATTTCAGGTGTTTGCAGATGTTTTGAAGATGCTTATAAAAGAAATCTTCACAGTAGATAAGTCTGATAAACTTTTATATGCGATAGCTCCGTTCCTTGTAATGATTGCTTCAGTTGGTACATTCTCTTTCCTTCCTTGGAATAAGGGTATGCACATTCTGGATTTCAATGTAGGTATTTTCTTGGTTACAGCAATTAGTTCTATTGGTGTGCTAGGTGTATTCCTTGCTGGTTGGGGTTCTAACAACAAGTATTCTGTTGTATCAGCAATGCGTGCTGCAGTACAGATGATCTCTTATGAGGTGTCTTTAGGCTTATGCCTTATTTGTGCTGTAATTCTTACAGGTACAATGCAGATGAGTGGTATTATTGAGGCTCAGACAGGTCCTTGGAAGTGGCTTATTATTCAGGGGCATATTCCAGCAATCATCGCTTTTATAGTATTTCTTATCGCTGGTAATGCTGAGGCTAACCGTGGTCCATTTGACTTAGGTGAAGCCGAAAGTGAGTTGACTGCTGGTTATCATACTGAGTATTCAGGTATGGGCTTTGGTTATTATTACCTTGCAGAGTATCTGAATCTATTTGTTATATCAGGACTTGCGAGTGCTGTCTTCCTCGGAGGTTGGGCACCATTGAACGTAGGTATTACCGGATTTGACAATTTGATGAATATGATACCAGGTTTCGTTTGGTTCTTCGGTAAGACATTTATGTTGGTATGGATTCTAATGTGGGTCCGTTGGACATTCCCTCGTCTTAGAATTGATAATCTTCTGAAACTGGAATGGAAATATCTCATGCCTTTAATGCTGTTCGTGCTTGTTCTTACAACTTGCTGTGTTGCATTTGGTTTGACTTTTTAA
- a CDS encoding NuoI/complex I 23 kDa subunit family protein, translating to MENNKSYFGEIGAAIKTLATGMKVTLIEYFTPKVTEQYPENRKTTLHVAQRHRGRLVFKRNEDESHNCVACTMCEKACPNDTIKITAHMEEDPETGRKKKKLDDYQYDLGDCMFCQLCVNACNFDAIEFTNDFENSVFDRNKLVCHLDKEVYKGGSLPNILDGGAPLTIGKFNTKTK from the coding sequence ATGGAAAATAATAAATCATATTTCGGTGAAATAGGAGCTGCAATCAAAACTCTTGCTACTGGTATGAAAGTTACTCTGATAGAGTACTTTACTCCAAAGGTAACAGAGCAGTATCCTGAGAACCGCAAGACTACCCTCCATGTTGCTCAGCGCCATCGTGGCCGTCTCGTTTTCAAGAGAAATGAGGATGAAAGCCATAACTGTGTTGCTTGTACAATGTGTGAGAAAGCTTGTCCAAATGATACAATCAAGATTACAGCTCACATGGAGGAAGATCCTGAGACTGGTCGCAAAAAGAAAAAGCTGGATGATTATCAGTATGATCTTGGCGACTGTATGTTTTGTCAGCTGTGTGTTAATGCTTGTAACTTTGATGCGATTGAATTTACAAATGATTTTGAGAATTCTGTATTCGACCGCAATAAGTTGGTATGTCATCTTGACAAAGAAGTATATAAAGGTGGTAGCCTTCCAAACATCCTTGATGGTGGCGCACCTTTGACTATCGGTAAGTTTAACACTAAAACCAAGTAA